TGGGTTAATCACGCAAAGTCATCAACCTGAATTATTGGCTGCACAAATCAACGCGCTGTTTGAAGATGAAGAATTATACAACAGGTTAAAAGCTAACACAAAGCGGGCATCAGAAGAACTCACCTGGGAAAACGAATGCAAGGTGCTTGAAAAAATATATCTTTGATTCATTGGAAAAAAAACTGCATATCATCGCCTTTGACGTTCCCTGGCCTCCAAACTATGGCGGAATTGTTGATGTATTCTATAAACTGAAATCCCTGCATGATGCCGGAGTAAAAATAATTTATCATTGCTTTTATTACAGTGGACACAATAAACCAACTGATGAATTGAATCAGTATTGTGAGAAACTGTATTATTACCATCGTCCAAAAAACATTTTCAAATTATTGTTCAGCGTAAAACCTTATGTGGTTTCAAGCAGATCTTCAAAAAAACTATTGGATAATTTATGCCGTGATGATGCTCCTATTTTATTTGATGGATTGCAAACTTGTGCTTTTTTGAATCATCCCGCTTTACAGAACAGAAAAAAATATGTGAGAGCAAATAATATTGAGCACACCTATTATCGAGAGTTGGCTGAGGTGGAGAGAAATTTTTGAAACGCAAATATTTAGATCGTGAAGCAGACAGGCTGGCTTTTTTTGAACCGGAACTAAAGCACGCAACCAAAATATTTGCTGTAGCCAGAATGGATGTTGAGCATTTTGCTCAGTACGCAGAGACTGTTCATGTGCCTCCGTTTTTCAATACTGATCATGCCCGACGTGATGTAAATAAAAGTGGTATTGATGGAAGATTCATTTTATTTCAGGGAAACTTGCGCGTGCGTGAAAATGAATTGGCGGCAAAATTCATCATTAATCAAGTGGCACCGTTGATTAGGCATAAAGTGGTTATTGCAGGTAAGTCGCCATCAAGTTGGTTGAAGAATGAAGCATCAGTTCAAGAAAATGTGAGGATGATTGATACACCCACGTCAATTCAAATGGATTCACTTATTCAACATGCACATATTCATTTGCTCATCACGTTTCAGCAAACCGGCATCAAGTTGAAATTATTGCATGCACTTGACTCCGGAAAACACATCATCATTAATTCAAAAATGGATGACGCCGGAATATTTGCAACACTTTGCGCGGTTGAAGATAAGGCAGAAGACATGGCAAAGAGAATTGAAAAAATGATGAAAATTGAATTTACTCCTGAAATGTTTGCAGAGCGTAAAGAGAAATTTTCACAGCTGTTCAACAATCAACTGAATGCAAAAAAAATAGTGGAAGAAATGTTTACTCAAACTTCACCTGCTCAAATGGATTGAATACATTCATTGGATTGAGCTCAACAACCGTTTTATTTTCAACTTTCATGGTGCGTGATGGGAATTGTTCCATGATAGACATATCATGCGTAGCCATCAAAACCGAAGTGCCTTCTTTGGCAATGGCCATCAGTACAGCCATCACTTCACGTGAAGTTTCTGGATCAAGATTACCCGTTGGTTCATCAGCAATGATAAACTTTGGATTATTCACCAACGCACGTGCAATGGCAACCCGTTGTTGTTCTCCGCCTGAAAGTTGATGCGGCATTTTATCACCTTGATGATCAAGCCCGACAAGACGCAAAACATCCTGAGCTTGTTTGGTAATTTCTGCTTTATTTTTCCAGCCGGTTGAGCGCATGACAAAAAATAAATTTTCATTTACCGTACGATCAGAAAGTAACTGAAAATCCTGAAAAACAATTCCTAATTTACGCCGTAAAAAAGGAACATCTTTGCGTTGTAATCCATTGAGCTTATGTCCTGCCACTTCTCCTTCACCACCACTTAGCATAAGCTCACCGTAGAGCGCTTTCAACAAGGTACTTTTGCCTGCGCCGGTTTTTCCAATGAGATATACAAACTCACCTTTTTTAAGATAAATATTTACCTCAGTTAATACCGTAACGCCTCCCTGTTGCAGCTCGCCGTTTTTTATCCAGAAAATATTTTCAGGTGATTCCATAATCGTTTGTAAAAGTAACGAATTAGAAACATGACCACAAGGCAGAATGTGTTCATTTGTATTAAGTTTTTAACCTCGTGAGGTGGATTGCCGGAAGAATTTTTATAGTCACTAAAGCTTCATGCGCTGCTTACACCTGAGAATTCTCAAGAAATGTAGTAAATTTGCACCCTATTTTTTGGCTGCGTAGTTCAATGGATAGAATAGAAGTTTCCTAAACTTTTGATACAGGTTCGATTCCTGTCGCGGCTACAAAAATCAGAGTGAGTGTGAGTGTGAGAGCGCTGCACTCACTTTGTTGTTTTTAGACAGAGCGTTACGGATCGCTCCAGTACTCCGCACTCACTCTGTAAAAGGCCGCCTAGTTCAATAGTTAGAATGAAAGTTTCTGGCACTTTAGATCCAGGTTCCATGTCTGTCTGGCGATAGGCAGACAGGGACTCCTGTCGTGGCAACTAAAAATCATCGTGTGAGTGACAACACTATGATTTTTTCTTTGCGTTCACTCCGAATTCTTTCTTTTGCCCTTACCTGTTGATTTAATCTTTTTATTTTCCGGATTTATCAATATCTGTTTTGCATTGGACGAGCTAACTACTTTCTTACCGGTTTTTGATTCTAATTCTTTCAGCGCAACTTTAGCAACATTGCCCCCTTGTTTGGCAACTTTTTTACTTTGCTGAAAATTTTTAGGATTAGTTGCTGCTGAAATATCTTTCGTAGATGCTTCGGCAAGCATGTTCAAAATCAATTCTGTGTTGGTCATGTTGTCGCGCAGGTTTTCCTTTTTTAAACCTTTCAGTACTTTATACTCCTTGGTTGTTTTACCTGCCCAGGCTTTTGTGATAATATCGGTGAGCGTGGCAAATTGCATCCCTTCTTTTAGCCCACGTTTTTTCCATTCATCGGTTAGTTCTTTTCGAATCTCAATACTTTTTAACCGCTGATTGATCCAGCTTTCAGAATAACCCAAACGCATGTATTGCTCCAGTGCTCTGTCAATACTGAGTTCAGGATCTTGCATTTCATCCAAACGTTCTGCTGCTACCTGAGCTAACCATAATTTAAACGGCTCTGCCTTAGGTGATGGTATAGATTGAATTAAACGGAAAAGTTGTTCTGTATCCGCAACATCTGTTAAATAAAATTTGCCATCTGTTGATTGCATTTTCAGTTGACTACAATTTGTAGCCAACTGACTTCCTTCAGCCTTCAGTCTGGTTTTAAGAACGCTCCAATACTTTCTCGGGTTTGGGCTTTCGGTGAGAATAGCAATAACATCTACAATAGAAAAATACCATTGTTCATTTTCCAAATCCCAAAGTGTGCGCACTTTTTTATCTTCAAATATTTTTATTGCTTCTTGCTTTGTCATAGATTTTTTTTCGATTTGGGTGTTCAAAATTACTGAATTGTGCCAATTGTATTTATCATGTAAACTAATCGTGAGACGGTATTATTCACTTTCATGCGGCGCTACAATTTTTTCATGGGCTATTTTGTCTCCGGTTGAACTAGGAATCAGCCATCCCAAAAGGCACAAGCTCCCATTTAAATTTTTTATAAATCGTATCTTCACGACCTCTAACCTGACCAATAAAGTCAATATATCCATGTAGTTTATTGATGAAACGAAATTGTAATTCGTGATTATTTTTAGTTGATTTTCTGAAATGATTTCCGGTGGCGTTTTCAAGTCCATTCAGTTTCAGATCATGTATCATGGCACGAATTTTTCGTATGAATTTTCTATCCACATTCACCTTTTCATTCACCACCAAACCGGTGACCAATTGTTTTTGATTTTGAGTGCGGATGCGCCATTTTTTTGCGTTGATTTCGAATTGATTTCTGCAAATAATTTCTTTCAACTCAATTTTCATTTCTTCCGTGATTCGTTCATTAGTAGAGAAGGTTAAATCATCAGCGTAACGCGAATAATTCAATTTATTTTTCAGTGAAAATTCATGTAGGTTCTGATCTAATTCAAGACAGATAAAGTTGGAAAGAATAGGTGAGGTGGGCGCCCCGGTTGGTAATCTCTTTTGCCAGGTGCAAAGTAAGGCAAGGGCTGCCGCAATATCTTCATTAAATTTAAAAAGTGGCG
This genomic window from Crocinitomicaceae bacterium contains:
- a CDS encoding ATP-binding cassette domain-containing protein; translated protein: MESPENIFWIKNGELQQGGVTVLTEVNIYLKKGEFVYLIGKTGAGKSTLLKALYGELMLSGGEGEVAGHKLNGLQRKDVPFLRRKLGIVFQDFQLLSDRTVNENLFFVMRSTGWKNKAEITKQAQDVLRLVGLDHQGDKMPHQLSGGEQQRVAIARALVNNPKFIIADEPTGNLDPETSREVMAVLMAIAKEGTSVLMATHDMSIMEQFPSRTMKVENKTVVELNPMNVFNPFEQVKFE
- a CDS encoding Bro-N domain-containing protein, coding for MTKQEAIKIFEDKKVRTLWDLENEQWYFSIVDVIAILTESPNPRKYWSVLKTRLKAEGSQLATNCSQLKMQSTDGKFYLTDVADTEQLFRLIQSIPSPKAEPFKLWLAQVAAERLDEMQDPELSIDRALEQYMRLGYSESWINQRLKSIEIRKELTDEWKKRGLKEGMQFATLTDIITKAWAGKTTKEYKVLKGLKKENLRDNMTNTELILNMLAEASTKDISAATNPKNFQQSKKVAKQGGNVAKVALKELESKTGKKVVSSSNAKQILINPENKKIKSTGKGKRKNSE